From Rutidosis leptorrhynchoides isolate AG116_Rl617_1_P2 chromosome 3, CSIRO_AGI_Rlap_v1, whole genome shotgun sequence, a single genomic window includes:
- the LOC139896483 gene encoding uncharacterized protein At4g37920, whose product MSNLLINFHSSIFANSSLLKSPYYSSISSSIKLLLISHINKPPLTTTTNFSRFQKHKILLCGNLSTQHVKDEQEVEIAEGYTMTKFCDKMIDLFMNEKPKPKDWMSYLIFRQDWNKYRDAFYNRCKSRADAENDYTLKQRLITFATQFKKVDDEMEKHAELLKQVEDSPTDINAIVTKRRKDFTGDFFQYLNVVQETHDSLEDRDAVARLGARCLSAVSAFDNTLETVETLDDAQAKFEDILDSPSIEAACAKIKSLAKSKELDSSLILLINTAWASAKESPTMKNEVKAIMYELYKATKSSLKSIAPKEIKLLKYLLNFTDPEDRFSALATAFSPGKESEARDPNAIYTTPKELHKWITVMLDAYQLHKDDTGIEEASEMSLPMVIQRLSILKETIEEEYLEKETIEANKDTNVEVVEEEE is encoded by the exons ATGAGCAACCTCCTGATTAATTTCCACAGCTCAATCTTCGCCAATTCATCTTTGTTAAAATCTCCTTATTACAGTAGTATTAGTAGTAGTATAAAATTACTTTTAATTTCTCATATTAACAAACCACCCTTAACCACCACCACCAATTTCAGCAGATTCCAAAAACACA AGATATTATTATGTGGGAATTTGAGTACGCAGCATGTTAAGGATGAGCAAGAAGTTGAAATAGCTGAAGGGTACACAATGACTAAGTTTTGTGATAAGATGATTGATTTGTTCATGAATGAGAAACCTAAACCTAAAGACTGGATGAGTTACTTGATTTTTAGACAAGATTGGAATAAATATAGAGATGCCTTTTATAATCGTTGTAAATCTCGTGCTGATGCCGAAAATGATTACACTTTGAAGCAGAGATTGATCACATTTGCAACACAATTTAAGAAG GTTGATGATGAAATGGAAAAACATGCAGAACTGCTTAAGCAGGTAGAAGATAGTCCTACGGATATAAACGCTATCGTTACTAAACGGCGTAAGGACTTCACAGGCGATTTTTTTCAGTATTTGAATGTTGTTCAAGAAACACATGATAGCTTGGAGGACCGCGATg CCGTTGCGAGGCTTGGAGCTAGATGCTTATCTGCAGTGAGTGCATTTGACAACACATTAGAAACGGTTGAGACATTAGACGATGCACAGGCCAAATTTGAGGATATACTCGACTCACCTTCTATAGAAGCCGCATGTGCAAAAATCAAAAGCCTTGCAAAATCAAAAGAACTCGACTCCTCCTTAATTCTATTGATAAATACTGCTTGGGCTTCTGCTAAAGAATCCCCTACCATGAAAAATGAG GTGAAGGCGATAATGTATGAATTATATAAAGCCACAAAGAGTAGTCTAAAGAGCATAGCACCAAAAGAGATAAAACTACTCAAGTATTTACTAAATTTCACAGATCCAGAAGACCGTTTTTCAGCTTTAGCAACGGCTTTTTCCCCTGGTAAAGAAAGTGAAGCCAGAGATCCCAATGCAATATACAC GACTCCAAAGGAGCTGCACAAGTGGATTACGGTAATGCTTGATGCGTACCAGCTTCATAAAGACGATACAGGTATTGAGGAAGCCAGTGAGATGAGTCTACCAATGGTTATTCAAAGACTTTCGATTCTTAAAGAAACAATTGAAGAAGAATACTTGGAAAAGGAAACCATCGAAGCCAATAAAGACACCAACGTAGAAGTTGTAGAAGAGGAAGAATAA